In Candidatus Pelagibacter ubique HIMB140, a single window of DNA contains:
- a CDS encoding RlmE family RNA methyltransferase — translation MKKNKISKNWVNKQRRDTYVRQSKVDGYRARSAYKLIEIDEKFKIFKGGLTVIDIGAAPGSWSQYANKVSKNGKLISIDLKKMEPIGSSLQIQGDFTEEGVQQEIKKNTTSKVDVVMSDMAVNTTGIKNIDSIQTGELCKEAMVFAKDLLNENGYFVSKIFMGGTFNEIVAEGKKYFKEVKVFKPKSSRKDSKESFIICKKLR, via the coding sequence TTGAAAAAAAATAAAATTTCAAAAAATTGGGTTAACAAACAGCGAAGAGATACATACGTTAGACAATCAAAAGTTGATGGTTATAGAGCAAGATCTGCCTACAAACTTATAGAAATTGACGAAAAATTTAAAATTTTTAAAGGTGGATTAACTGTTATTGATATTGGAGCTGCTCCTGGAAGCTGGTCCCAATATGCAAATAAAGTATCTAAGAATGGGAAATTAATTTCAATTGATTTGAAAAAGATGGAGCCAATTGGATCAAGTCTTCAAATACAAGGTGATTTCACAGAAGAAGGAGTTCAGCAAGAGATAAAAAAAAACACAACCTCTAAAGTAGATGTTGTGATGTCAGACATGGCTGTAAATACAACAGGAATCAAAAATATTGATTCAATTCAAACAGGAGAACTTTGTAAAGAAGCAATGGTATTTGCAAAAGATTTATTAAATGAAAATGGTTACTTTGTTTCTAAAATCTTTATGGGGGGAACTTTTAACGAAATAGTCGCAGAAGGTAAAAAATATTTTAAAGAAGTTAAGGTTTTTAAACCTAAATCGAGTAGAAAAGATTCAAAAGAAAGTTTTATAATTTGTAAAAAACTTAGATAG
- the guaA gene encoding glutamine-hydrolyzing GMP synthase — translation MSLDNSLNKILIVDFGSQFTQLIARRIRELGVFSDIVSHKKIKLNQINQSVKGVILSGGPLNVYQINKYSFDKKILELNIPVLGICFGHQILSKLNGGRVKQSKHREFGLANVIKKNNSLLTNNFFGTKKSKVVWMSHADQVSKLPKNFKVIASSSNSKFAIVENKIKNFYGVQFHPEVTHTENGKKLISNFIFLICKIKRNWSSKDQKVQLIKDVRSQVGDNKVICALSGGVDSSVVAQLLNKAIGKKLYCIFVNTGLLRKNEEVQVVQTFKKRLKMNLIYVNAEKEFLSKLKNVSDPEKKRKIIGNLFIKIFERYAKKIKNVKFLAQGTLYPDLIESKSVTGSQTSKIKSHHNVGGLPKKMNLKLVEPLKFLFKDEVRKLGLELNLSHEIISRHPFPGPGLAIRMPGIITNEKIKILKEADHYFIQALRDHGLYHKIWQAYAALLPVKTVGVMGDNRTYEYLCLLRAITSEDGMTADFYEFKKSFMQTISNKIVNSIRGINRVVYDITSKPPSTIELE, via the coding sequence ATGAGTCTTGATAATAGCCTTAACAAAATCTTAATTGTAGATTTTGGTTCACAATTTACTCAATTAATAGCAAGGAGAATTAGAGAGCTTGGAGTTTTCTCTGATATTGTAAGTCATAAAAAAATTAAACTTAATCAAATTAATCAAAGCGTAAAAGGTGTAATTTTATCAGGAGGTCCTCTGAATGTTTATCAAATTAATAAGTACTCATTTGATAAAAAAATTTTAGAACTAAATATTCCTGTTCTTGGTATTTGTTTTGGACACCAAATATTATCAAAACTTAATGGCGGAAGAGTAAAACAATCAAAGCACCGTGAATTTGGTTTAGCAAATGTAATTAAAAAAAATAATAGTCTCTTAACTAATAATTTTTTTGGTACAAAAAAATCTAAAGTGGTCTGGATGAGCCATGCTGATCAAGTATCTAAATTACCTAAAAATTTTAAAGTAATTGCATCAAGCTCAAATTCTAAATTTGCAATTGTAGAAAATAAAATTAAAAATTTTTATGGTGTTCAGTTTCACCCAGAGGTAACTCATACAGAGAACGGAAAAAAACTAATTAGTAATTTTATTTTTCTTATTTGTAAAATTAAGAGAAATTGGTCTTCAAAAGATCAAAAGGTACAATTAATTAAAGATGTAAGGTCTCAAGTTGGAGATAATAAAGTTATTTGTGCGTTATCAGGTGGAGTAGATAGTAGTGTGGTTGCTCAATTATTGAATAAAGCAATAGGAAAAAAACTATATTGTATTTTTGTTAACACTGGATTGCTTAGAAAAAATGAAGAAGTTCAGGTTGTTCAAACTTTTAAAAAACGACTAAAAATGAATTTAATCTACGTGAATGCTGAAAAGGAATTTTTAAGTAAATTAAAAAATGTATCGGATCCAGAGAAAAAAAGAAAAATAATAGGAAATTTATTCATTAAAATATTTGAGAGATACGCAAAGAAAATAAAAAATGTAAAATTTTTAGCACAAGGAACGTTGTACCCAGATTTAATTGAAAGCAAGTCTGTTACAGGGAGTCAAACTTCTAAAATAAAGTCTCACCATAATGTGGGTGGTTTACCTAAAAAAATGAACTTAAAGTTAGTAGAGCCATTAAAATTTCTATTTAAAGATGAAGTTAGAAAATTAGGTTTAGAGTTAAATTTAAGTCATGAAATAATTTCACGACATCCATTTCCTGGCCCTGGTCTAGCAATTAGAATGCCTGGTATTATAACAAATGAAAAAATTAAAATTTTAAAAGAAGCTGATCATTATTTTATTCAGGCTTTAAGAGATCACGGGCTTTACCACAAAATTTGGCAAGCTTATGCAGCATTACTTCCAGTTAAAACAGTTGGAGTTATGGGTGACAATAGAACATATGAATATTTATGTTTACTTAGAGCAATTACCTCTGAAGATGGAATGACTGCAGACTTTTATGAATTTAAAAAATCATTTATGCAAACTATTTCTAACAAAATTGTTAATAGCATAAGAGGAATTAATAGAGTTGTGTATGATATTACTTCTAAGCCTCCAAGTACTATTGAATTAGAGTAA
- a CDS encoding tetratricopeptide repeat protein yields the protein MNKILKFISLVVLIISFQSSSFSKENFFNKAIQLYEKEKYEDARFLFERNIVFNPKDANSYLYLAKIYNHEEDQRKEEYNLETTLLIDPQNEEAILMLMKIALEKSNYDKVKELSETFVQVCRSLCDENNEILESLKNLEPSNES from the coding sequence ATGAATAAAATTTTGAAATTTATTTCGCTGGTTGTTTTAATTATTTCGTTTCAATCTAGTTCTTTTTCAAAGGAAAATTTTTTCAATAAAGCGATTCAATTATATGAAAAAGAAAAATATGAGGATGCGAGATTTTTATTTGAGAGAAATATTGTATTTAATCCAAAGGATGCAAATTCATATTTGTATTTAGCAAAAATTTATAATCACGAAGAAGATCAAAGAAAAGAAGAATACAACTTAGAAACTACTCTATTAATTGATCCTCAAAATGAAGAAGCTATTTTAATGCTAATGAAAATTGCACTTGAAAAATCCAATTACGATAAAGTTAAAGAATTATCTGAAACATTTGTTCAAGTATGTAGGTCATTATGTGATGAAAATAATGAAATTTTAGAGTCTTTAAAAAATCTAGAACCAAGCAATGAGTCTTGA
- a CDS encoding NADP-dependent isocitrate dehydrogenase, producing the protein MSKIKVNNPVVELDGDEMTRIIWEFIKNKLILPYIDLGIEYYDLGMKSRDNTDDQITIDSANAIKKIGVGIKCATITPDEARVEEFDLKKMWRSPNGTIRNIIGGTVFREPIICKNIPKLVPSWTDPVIIGRHAFGDQYRATDFKVPGKGKMEVKWTSEDGKEEIKYEVFNFTGPGVALSMYNLDKSIQDFARSCFSYGLIKKWPVYMSTKNTILKQYDGRFKDIFQEVFDNEYKEEFEKHKLTYEHRLIDDMVACAMKWSGKYIWACKNYDGDVQSDTMAQGYGSLGLMTSTLLTPDGKVMEAEAAHGTVTRHYRMHQQGKETSTNPIASIFAWTRGLAHRGKLDNNQELIKFAQTLEAVCIECVENGSMTKDLAILVGPNSKFLTTNQFLDEIDSNLKKKLN; encoded by the coding sequence ATGAGCAAAATCAAGGTAAATAACCCAGTTGTCGAGTTAGATGGCGATGAAATGACTCGAATTATTTGGGAGTTTATTAAAAATAAATTAATCCTTCCATATATAGATCTTGGCATCGAGTATTACGATCTAGGAATGAAAAGCAGAGATAACACAGATGACCAGATCACAATAGATTCAGCAAATGCTATCAAAAAAATAGGTGTTGGAATTAAATGCGCAACAATCACACCAGACGAAGCAAGAGTAGAAGAATTTGATTTAAAAAAAATGTGGAGATCTCCAAATGGAACAATAAGAAACATTATTGGAGGAACGGTATTCAGAGAACCAATTATTTGTAAAAATATTCCAAAGTTGGTTCCTTCATGGACAGATCCTGTAATCATTGGAAGACATGCTTTTGGCGATCAATATAGAGCAACTGATTTTAAAGTACCTGGTAAAGGTAAAATGGAAGTTAAATGGACTTCTGAAGATGGAAAAGAAGAAATAAAATATGAGGTTTTTAATTTCACTGGTCCTGGTGTAGCACTATCAATGTATAATTTAGACAAATCTATTCAAGACTTTGCAAGATCATGTTTTAGCTATGGATTAATTAAAAAGTGGCCAGTCTATATGTCTACAAAAAATACAATTTTAAAACAATACGACGGAAGATTTAAAGATATTTTCCAAGAAGTTTTTGACAACGAATACAAAGAAGAATTTGAAAAACACAAATTAACTTACGAACACAGATTAATTGATGACATGGTCGCATGTGCAATGAAATGGAGTGGAAAATATATCTGGGCTTGTAAAAATTATGATGGTGATGTCCAGTCTGATACTATGGCGCAAGGTTATGGATCACTAGGATTAATGACAAGTACTCTGTTAACTCCTGATGGAAAAGTGATGGAAGCTGAAGCTGCCCATGGAACTGTTACTAGACACTATAGAATGCATCAACAAGGAAAAGAAACCTCCACAAATCCTATTGCATCCATATTTGCATGGACAAGAGGATTGGCTCACAGAGGAAAATTAGATAACAACCAAGAATTAATTAAATTTGCTCAAACATTAGAAGCTGTATGTATAGAGTGTGTTGAAAATGGTTCGATGACAAAAGATTTAGCAATTCTTGTTGGACCAAATAGTAAGTTTTTAACTACTAATCAGTTTTTAGATGAAATTGATAGTAATCTTAAAAAGAAATTAAATTAA
- the guaB gene encoding IMP dehydrogenase yields MVPIKEALTFDDVTLAPKYSEILPSEVNTSVNLTKNLKLKIPLLSSAMDTVTESNMAIAIGKAGGIGVIHRNLDIQKQILEIKKVKKQKLLVGAAVGASIAEFDRAKAILKEGVDLIVVDTAHGHTKKVGEIVKYIKKIKGKNIALCAGNIATPEAAKFLIKLGVDIIKVGIGPGSICTTRLVAGIGVPQLSAILSVRNGLKNKNVKIISDGGIKYSGDLAKAFAAGADAVMIGSLFAGTDETPGKLIKKNGKLFKSFRGMGSVGAMNKGSADRYFQTKQKDSSKYVPEGVEGFVKYKGDVGSIIFKLIGGLKSSMGYLGSKEIVKLRNKPQFVKITKAGFYESMVHNVDVIKNDSKY; encoded by the coding sequence ATGGTTCCTATAAAAGAAGCACTCACCTTTGACGATGTTACGTTAGCCCCGAAGTATTCGGAGATATTGCCATCTGAAGTAAATACATCAGTCAATTTAACGAAAAATTTAAAACTTAAAATCCCACTTTTGTCTTCTGCAATGGACACTGTTACAGAAAGCAATATGGCAATAGCAATTGGTAAAGCTGGAGGAATTGGAGTTATTCACAGAAATTTAGATATCCAAAAACAAATCTTGGAAATTAAAAAAGTTAAAAAACAAAAATTATTAGTTGGTGCAGCTGTTGGAGCATCAATTGCTGAATTTGATAGAGCAAAAGCCATTCTTAAAGAAGGCGTTGATTTAATCGTAGTGGATACTGCCCACGGCCATACCAAAAAAGTAGGAGAAATAGTTAAATATATAAAAAAAATTAAAGGTAAAAATATCGCTTTATGTGCTGGAAATATTGCAACACCAGAAGCAGCAAAATTTTTAATTAAATTAGGAGTAGATATTATTAAAGTTGGGATTGGACCAGGATCAATTTGCACAACAAGATTAGTAGCAGGGATAGGTGTTCCTCAGTTAAGTGCAATTTTATCTGTAAGAAATGGACTTAAAAATAAAAATGTAAAAATAATTTCTGATGGTGGAATAAAATATTCTGGAGATTTGGCAAAAGCTTTTGCAGCAGGCGCTGATGCAGTAATGATAGGTTCTTTATTTGCAGGTACAGATGAAACGCCTGGTAAACTAATTAAAAAAAATGGAAAATTATTTAAAAGTTTTAGAGGGATGGGATCAGTAGGTGCAATGAACAAAGGTTCAGCTGATAGATATTTTCAAACTAAACAAAAAGATTCATCTAAGTATGTTCCAGAAGGAGTAGAGGGTTTTGTAAAATACAAGGGAGATGTTGGCAGCATTATATTTAAATTAATAGGTGGCCTTAAATCATCTATGGGTTATCTTGGTTCAAAAGAAATTGTGAAATTGAGAAATAAACCACAATTTGTTAAAATTACTAAAGCTGGATTTTATGAAAGTATGGTTCATAATGTAGACGTAATCAAAAATGATAGTAAATATTAA
- the alaS gene encoding alanine--tRNA ligase, with amino-acid sequence MADKTLNEIRNTFLKYFEKNDHQIVESSNLVPNNDPTLMFANSGMVQFKNVFTGLEKRDYVRATTSQKCVRAGGKHNDLENVGYTPRHHTFFEMLGNFSFGDYFKEQAIDYAWNLITKDFGIDKNRLYVTVFHEDDEAFNFWKKIAGFSDDRIIRIATSDNFWSMGETGPCGPCSEIFFDHGDHLHGGLPGTKDEDGDRFIEIWNLVFMQFEQVAKDKRINLPKPSVDTGMGLERIAALLQGTHDNYETDHFKKIINSASDIIKIKSDKSNLSSFRVIADHLRASSFLIAEGVLPSNEGRGYVLRRIMRRGMRHSHLLGAKDPVFSKLFDTLLNEMSGNYPELKRAESLIKETLKMEEEKFLVLLDRGIKILNDEISKIDKVLPGDIAFKLYETYGFPIDLTEDILKSKSLEFDKERFGELMRESIELARKNWKGSGDSAVEQVWYGVKEKHGATEFLGYENDQAQGVIKSLLKNHKEVDTLNEGDEGIIVVNQTPFYAESGGQVGDTGLISKDEFEFEVTDVQKKLGDLFVHYGKVKKGSIKLEQDVEMKINIEKRNDTRAYHSATHLLHESLRRVLGPHVTQKGSLVEPERLRFDFSHMKPISDDEMVKIESHVNDMILKQSDVTTRIMTPKEAVDNGALALFGEKYGDEVRVLSMGDEGEKYFSTELCGGTHVKNTGDIGKFKIISQSSIAAGVRRVEALRDKQLEDYLKNKEKMLNLSSEKDDEQINELSKQISELGGKPNLDETDKKVLIKNLNKQLETLSINSILQDQSKNKVNDLDVNGVKVRFQNVEDLPPKELRKLVDKGKKELGEGIVIVFASKDDKVGIAVGVTEKLSDKFDAVQFVKAGSEVIGGKGGGGRKDFAQAGGQDQSKINDAFEKIKSLI; translated from the coding sequence ATGGCAGACAAAACTCTCAATGAAATAAGAAATACTTTTCTAAAGTATTTTGAAAAGAATGATCACCAGATTGTGGAGTCTAGTAATTTGGTTCCAAATAATGATCCAACGTTGATGTTTGCTAACTCTGGAATGGTCCAGTTTAAGAACGTTTTTACTGGTTTAGAGAAAAGAGATTATGTAAGAGCTACCACTTCACAAAAATGTGTAAGAGCAGGTGGAAAACATAATGATTTAGAAAATGTTGGTTATACACCTCGCCACCACACTTTCTTTGAGATGTTAGGAAATTTCTCATTTGGAGATTATTTTAAAGAGCAAGCAATCGATTATGCATGGAATTTAATCACTAAAGATTTTGGAATAGATAAAAATAGACTTTATGTAACTGTGTTCCATGAGGATGATGAGGCCTTCAATTTTTGGAAGAAAATAGCAGGTTTTAGCGATGATAGAATTATTAGAATAGCAACTTCAGATAACTTTTGGTCCATGGGTGAAACAGGACCATGTGGACCTTGTTCAGAAATCTTTTTTGATCATGGTGATCATTTACATGGAGGATTACCTGGTACTAAAGATGAAGACGGAGATAGATTTATTGAAATATGGAACTTGGTCTTTATGCAATTTGAACAAGTTGCAAAAGACAAAAGAATAAATCTTCCAAAACCCTCTGTTGATACTGGAATGGGTTTAGAAAGAATTGCTGCTTTGCTTCAAGGTACTCATGATAATTATGAAACAGATCATTTTAAAAAAATAATTAATTCTGCTTCAGATATAATTAAAATCAAATCAGATAAATCTAATCTATCTAGCTTTAGAGTTATTGCTGATCACTTAAGAGCAAGTTCATTTTTGATTGCTGAAGGAGTATTGCCATCTAATGAAGGAAGAGGATATGTGCTTCGAAGAATTATGAGAAGAGGGATGAGACACTCCCATTTATTAGGTGCTAAGGATCCAGTTTTCTCTAAATTGTTTGATACATTGTTAAATGAAATGTCAGGAAATTATCCTGAACTAAAAAGAGCAGAGTCTTTAATTAAAGAAACTTTGAAGATGGAAGAAGAAAAATTTTTAGTTCTCTTAGATAGAGGGATTAAAATTTTAAATGATGAAATTTCTAAAATTGATAAAGTTCTACCAGGTGACATTGCATTTAAACTTTATGAAACTTATGGTTTCCCAATTGATCTTACAGAAGATATTTTAAAATCAAAATCTTTAGAATTTGATAAAGAAAGATTTGGTGAGTTGATGAGAGAGAGTATCGAGCTAGCTAGAAAAAATTGGAAAGGATCTGGAGATAGTGCAGTTGAGCAAGTTTGGTATGGAGTTAAAGAAAAACATGGAGCTACAGAATTTTTAGGATATGAAAATGATCAAGCACAAGGAGTTATTAAATCACTTCTTAAAAATCATAAAGAAGTTGATACTTTAAATGAAGGTGACGAAGGAATTATCGTTGTCAATCAAACACCATTTTATGCTGAGTCTGGAGGTCAAGTAGGAGATACAGGATTGATCTCTAAGGATGAATTTGAATTTGAGGTAACTGATGTTCAAAAAAAATTGGGAGATTTGTTTGTTCACTATGGAAAAGTGAAAAAAGGCTCAATAAAATTAGAACAAGATGTTGAAATGAAAATAAATATTGAGAAAAGAAATGACACAAGGGCGTATCATTCAGCAACACATTTATTACACGAGTCTTTGAGAAGAGTTTTAGGTCCACACGTTACTCAAAAAGGTTCTCTAGTTGAGCCAGAAAGATTAAGATTTGATTTTAGCCATATGAAGCCAATTTCAGATGATGAGATGGTAAAAATAGAAAGTCACGTAAATGATATGATCTTAAAACAATCTGATGTAACCACAAGAATTATGACACCGAAAGAGGCAGTTGATAATGGGGCTTTAGCATTATTTGGAGAAAAATATGGAGATGAAGTAAGAGTATTATCAATGGGAGATGAAGGAGAAAAATACTTTTCAACAGAGTTATGTGGTGGAACCCATGTAAAAAACACTGGTGATATTGGTAAATTTAAGATTATTAGCCAATCCTCAATTGCTGCAGGGGTTAGAAGAGTAGAAGCTTTAAGAGATAAGCAACTAGAGGATTACCTTAAAAATAAAGAGAAAATGTTAAATTTATCATCTGAAAAAGATGATGAACAAATAAATGAATTAAGTAAGCAAATTTCTGAACTAGGTGGAAAACCTAACTTAGATGAAACTGATAAAAAAGTTTTAATCAAAAATTTAAATAAACAATTGGAAACTTTATCAATTAATTCAATACTACAAGATCAATCCAAAAATAAAGTTAATGATCTAGATGTTAATGGGGTGAAAGTAAGATTTCAAAATGTTGAAGATCTTCCTCCTAAAGAATTAAGAAAACTTGTAGACAAAGGTAAAAAAGAATTGGGCGAAGGTATTGTAATAGTTTTTGCAAGCAAAGATGACAAAGTCGGTATTGCAGTAGGTGTGACAGAAAAATTATCTGACAAATTTGATGCAGTACAATTTGTAAAAGCAGGTTCAGAAGTAATTGGTGGCAAAGGTGGAGGTGGAAGAAAAGACTTTGCTCAAGCTGGTGGTCAAGACCAATCCAAAATCAATGATGCTTTTGAAAAAATAAAATCTTTAATTTAA
- a CDS encoding glycosyltransferase, which yields MKKNTIVSLADSNYFPLLDELIDSIKQFEASKDTAICVLDAGLSEEQKNKLLSKVDEIKSAEWDIKVPESKIKGREWLKSQVSRAFLPKYFPNYEKYLWIDCDAWVNDWQTIELYFKACDDNKLGITQTIGPGYKITSKVNWVFGKLAIIKSQNFKHAVKSKINMDKARKLAFAPHINIGVFSLEKYSKSWEIWQNNLRETLKGGDIFGSEQLAMNISVYHDNIETEFLPLNCNWITSNLLPKFDQVNNTFVEPYLPNYKIGIMHLAAGIWKNNQDMRVNKDIKIEIQTLDGKILNKSLRFEN from the coding sequence ATGAAAAAAAATACCATTGTTTCTTTAGCAGACTCTAATTATTTCCCTTTATTGGATGAATTAATAGACTCCATCAAACAGTTCGAAGCTAGCAAAGATACTGCAATATGTGTTTTGGATGCTGGATTATCAGAAGAACAAAAAAATAAATTATTATCTAAAGTAGATGAGATTAAATCTGCAGAGTGGGATATAAAAGTTCCTGAAAGTAAAATTAAAGGAAGAGAATGGTTAAAAAGCCAAGTTTCAAGAGCATTTCTACCAAAATATTTTCCTAATTATGAAAAATATCTTTGGATTGATTGTGATGCTTGGGTCAATGATTGGCAAACAATAGAATTATATTTCAAAGCCTGTGATGATAACAAATTGGGAATAACCCAAACTATTGGACCAGGTTATAAAATTACCTCAAAGGTAAATTGGGTTTTTGGAAAACTCGCAATAATTAAATCTCAAAATTTTAAACATGCAGTAAAATCTAAAATTAATATGGACAAAGCTAGGAAATTAGCTTTTGCACCTCATATAAATATAGGTGTCTTTTCTCTAGAAAAATATTCTAAATCTTGGGAAATTTGGCAAAATAATCTCAGAGAAACTTTAAAAGGCGGAGATATTTTTGGCTCCGAACAACTTGCAATGAACATTTCGGTTTATCATGATAATATTGAAACTGAATTTTTACCTTTAAATTGTAACTGGATAACAAGCAATCTTTTACCAAAATTTGATCAGGTAAATAATACATTTGTTGAACCTTATTTACCAAATTACAAAATTGGAATAATGCATCTTGCTGCTGGCATATGGAAAAACAATCAAGATATGAGAGTAAATAAAGATATCAAAATAGAAATCCAAACTCTTGATGGTAAGATATTAAATAAAAGCTTAAGATTTGAAAATTAA
- a CDS encoding phosphatidylserine decarboxylase, with protein sequence MFTKIFPKIHTEGYKFIVIAGFITIILLLVNGFLGLIGLLLTIWVYYFFRDPERVIIGDDNYLVSPADGEVIKVEEVDGPKELNLENKKFKKISIFMNVFDCHVNRTPCSGKVEDILYKPGKFLNASLDKASEDNERNYYKLKDNHGNDIVIVQIAGLVARRIVCETNKDQTLNQGDRIGMIRFGSRADVYYENYEPLVKIGQTAISGETLLAKR encoded by the coding sequence ATGTTTACCAAGATATTTCCAAAGATACACACAGAGGGTTATAAGTTTATTGTAATCGCAGGCTTCATCACAATCATCTTATTATTAGTAAATGGATTTTTAGGATTAATTGGATTGCTTTTAACTATATGGGTTTATTATTTCTTTAGAGACCCTGAAAGAGTAATCATAGGAGATGACAATTATCTAGTAAGCCCAGCAGACGGTGAGGTAATTAAAGTTGAAGAGGTAGATGGACCAAAAGAATTAAATTTAGAAAACAAGAAATTTAAAAAGATTAGTATCTTCATGAACGTATTTGATTGTCATGTAAATAGAACTCCTTGTTCGGGTAAAGTTGAAGATATTTTATACAAGCCAGGAAAATTTTTAAATGCTTCACTCGATAAGGCGAGCGAAGATAACGAGAGGAATTACTATAAGTTAAAAGATAATCATGGAAATGATATTGTCATAGTTCAAATAGCAGGTTTGGTTGCAAGAAGAATTGTTTGCGAGACAAATAAGGATCAAACATTAAACCAAGGTGATCGAATTGGAATGATAAGATTTGGAAGTAGAGCAGATGTTTATTATGAAAATTATGAGCCATTGGTTAAAATTGGTCAAACTGCTATTTCAGGGGAAACTCTATTAGCCAAAAGATAG
- the pssA gene encoding CDP-diacylglycerol--serine O-phosphatidyltransferase codes for MQQPKKNFKIVPEKRSARVILPNMLTLIGVCIGLTSIRFALDGRYEFAIIAIIIAAVIDGLDGRIARLIKGTSKVGKELDSLTDMISFGVAPAFIMYFWKLNELGRFGWLVCLIYVICVALRLARFNVNTGGEPSWRDNFFEGVPSPAGGILVLTPLIFSMSSIELFKIDYAIIVPIFFIVTSFLLISKFPSYSFKKIVIQRKATIFLLFGIVLFFGLLLIYPFNVISLSALIYLTMLPISFFHYQKLKKQNEGQNYDDEDDDLEDVL; via the coding sequence ATGCAACAACCTAAAAAAAATTTTAAAATAGTTCCTGAAAAAAGGAGTGCTAGAGTAATTTTACCTAATATGCTTACACTTATAGGTGTTTGTATTGGTCTTACTTCTATAAGATTTGCTTTAGATGGAAGATATGAGTTTGCAATCATTGCAATAATTATTGCAGCTGTAATTGATGGACTAGATGGAAGAATAGCAAGATTAATCAAAGGTACATCAAAAGTTGGAAAGGAATTAGATTCTTTGACTGACATGATTAGCTTTGGGGTTGCTCCTGCTTTTATAATGTACTTTTGGAAATTAAATGAACTTGGAAGGTTTGGATGGCTAGTTTGTTTAATATATGTAATTTGTGTTGCATTAAGATTGGCACGTTTCAATGTAAATACAGGAGGCGAACCATCTTGGAGAGATAATTTTTTTGAAGGTGTTCCTTCTCCAGCTGGTGGAATTTTAGTATTAACACCACTGATATTTAGTATGTCTAGTATTGAATTATTTAAAATAGATTATGCGATTATTGTGCCGATATTTTTTATTGTCACTTCTTTTTTATTGATTAGTAAATTTCCAAGCTATTCATTTAAAAAAATTGTAATTCAAAGAAAGGCAACAATTTTCTTATTATTTGGAATTGTTCTATTCTTTGGATTATTGTTAATTTATCCTTTTAATGTAATTTCATTAAGTGCTTTAATTTATCTAACTATGCTCCCAATAAGCTTTTTTCATTATCAAAAACTTAAAAAACAAAACGAAGGTCAGAATTATGATGATGAAGATGACGATCTTGAAGATGTATTGTAA